The genomic stretch TCGATCGCCCCGGTGCCGTGGGGAGAAGCGAGGCTCCGGTAACTTTACCTGAAACtgtgttcttttttttcttctttttttttcagccgTTTTGACCGCCTTGTTTCCCCCAATATTTCGAACTTTCTTGGTGGTTCGGTTGAGGGGAAATGGTTGAATCTTTCTGGTCCGGATTCTTGGTCCGGGAATTCCGGGAGTTGGTACTTGCTTCTTGTGTTCTTGGAATGGCCTCGGACTGAGGATTTTGCCTGTTTTGTTCCGATTCAGGTTCTTGGTTTCTTGGCGGCCGAATCTAAGGGAAGATGGACGAAGGGGGAAGCCAAGGTATTAAGAAGGTGCATTTCAGGGATTCGTCCTCTCAGCACCCTATAGTTACCTACAAGAGGCGCCGGCAGCAGAAGCCACAGACACAGCAGCAACTGCCGCAGTCACCACCACCGCAGCAGCACCAACCGGAGCCACAGCCGCTGCAGCAAGTGGAGCCACAGCCACAGGTGGAGCCGGAGCCAAATGCTGGAGATGTGCCGGCACAGCAGGTATAATCATTTTCACTTTACAAGGAAACCTAAAATACCTTTGTGTTGAAATGGAAAGagatttcatctccaatctgtcACAGTTACTTGAAATTTGCAAATGCTGCTGCTTGTAACCTATGTGCTCACGAGGTTTCCACATTCATCTTGGAAGTATCGAATAACATAGAAATTGTTGGTGTTTGCAAAGGACTGATTCTGCACTGTGGTTTGTGTTAGAATGATGAGGATGTTCTTGGTGCATCATACAAGCAGCGCATCAGTAACATGCATTTTGCAAATACAGTAAGCATCATGAATTTGTTAGAGTTGCCTCCTGGAGTAAGGTTACCAAAATGATGAAATATTAGTGAGTAGATTAAGAGCTTGCTATCTAGATgctttttttttatcaaattaGGTCGATGACATAAGTCAATACTTGACATGTTATTCTATGGCTGAGTCCATTTTTTCCTGACTTGTATGTTCATGTTAGTACTTGTTGCTCATGTTGGTATTCGATAGAGTAGAACCACATTTGGTCCTTCAGCAGGTGCCTATAAAATTGTCATAACAGTGTGTGTGTTGGTGGGTGTAGTATGTCTATCATTCTTTCTAGTAATGCAATGATGCACAGATCTCCTGCACACTCGAGGAAAAAAAATACATTCAACTCTGATTAGTTTATTATGAATCAAGCAAAACTGGATGTAATGGAGGCATGCCCTCTCCCTGTCTCTCTGCCTCACTATAAGAATGGGATACTATGGATCAAACATAGGATGTTTCTGCTTATTTAATAtacttctttttttaaaaaaaacatcgCAGCTGATTGATAAACTCTGTAGGTTTCACCTTCTTAGGATGTAAGTGTGGATTCTTTGGTTCCATAGGACTAAATTATTCTAAAATTGAATTATTTTGGGTTAATTTGTACTCCCTCGATTCcaatttataagtcattccaagaatcttggagagtcaaagcattttcaagtttgaccaaaattatagagagaaatactaagatttgtagcgtaaagtgagtatactatgaaaatataattaaggaagaatctaatgatacttagttggtatcataataataattattttatcatataaatttggtcaaacttaaggtagtttgactctccaagattcttggaatgatttacaatttgggatggagggagtattatctTTTTCTTGAAGAACTACATTGGTTACAACTTTTTTAACATCTACTCCTGGATTTGTGTTTTTCAATTTTCCCTTCAGTATGGAGGCCattttttatttagttttctTGTCATAGTTAGCTGCATTGATACAAGGAAAATTCTCATTATTCGTATTCACAGGTTAGTTATATCATATGGTTGCATTGGTTTTATCAACATCATGAGAGAGGGGAATTGTTCTGGGCTGAGGCAAAAGGAGTCTGTCAACATTCCATGTATCTTTTGATATTACAATGTCACAATGCAATTGAAGATAGAACATTCTGTTCTGCACAGCCAACATTTTTCTGATTAACACATAGCTTTTGCATACGAGGAAATTTGAtaccaatattttttttttgccatgtTGAAGAAAAAACCTTGAGTTGTACTTTAGCCTTTGGGAAAAAATAGAATAGGCGATTTTCCTTTGCTTAACTTTAACTGTTCTCTTGCAATTGTGAATTTCGCTTCTTCACTTGTTAAGGCAATTATACCTCATACATTTTACTTTAGGCCATTCATTTGCTATGCCTTGACTGATCTGATGAACTTCAGATACATATGGCTAAATTACATCTTACCTCTTCTACACCATGATTTGAAACTTTATAATTTTGCAGAGTAAAGATACTTTTTGGAAAAGTAGGGATATGGGATGGAAGTATGGCATAATGATTGATGAAAATAGACAACACTGGAAGTGTATGTATTGTGGCCTAATTAGGCACGGTGGTGGTGTATCTAGACTCAAACGACATCTAGCTGGTGATTTAGATGTCAAAATGTGCCCTAAAGTTCCAGCAGATGTTGTTGAGGAGATAAGGGAGCATTTGCGGAAGAAACGAGAGAGACGGAAGAAGCGAGCTGCACAAAATGGTGGTGACAATGTAAGGACTAAGAGCCCTTCTGGTGATGCTGATGTTGAGAAGGATCTTCTACCTTCTGATTCAGTGCTTTCCGATGGAACGGGCACTAATGTTCCTGAAGAAGTCACTAACCAAACGAGTTCAGTTCATCACGATACTACTCCCAGGGTATATAAATGGACAATaagccttttcttttctttttctcttcgaTTTGTTTTGTACTCAGTGTAACACCTACTGATTTTTACTTGTTTTTTTggggttggggggggggggggattggatggtgggggtggggggggggtggggggtGGTGAATCACTTAAATTTAGTAACATGTGCAGCCATGTTAGCAGATGATTCCAATCTTTAGAAAGAAAAAATGGCCAAACTATAAAGGGTGATCCTATTTGGCTAAACCATTATGCATTGACCATTTGTGATAAGAATGGTGTCAATAAAATATAAAACTACTTCATACCTGTGAGATTGTAATTTGTCTAATGTATCCATGAAGACTAGCACTGAAGGTAAAAATGACTTAGGACGATAAACTGGCCACTGTTAACCTTTTGCACACTCCTTGTACCTAAGTACTTAATATCAGCAACCACTTAACTAATTTCAGATCTTCAACAAACTTTTGGTTTCTTGTGAATACTGACGTTACCATTAATCTTTTGTGTTCACAAAATTCAAATTTGTTTGCAGTTTCCAATATTGCGAGCAAGGGATATTGGCTGGGAGCATGCTGTGGATCTTGATGGAAATAAAAGACGGTGGCAATGCAAGTTCTGTTCTCTTTGTCGAAGTGGTGGTGTAACTACTTTGAAGGCTCATCTCATTGATGACAGCTGCCCAAACGTTCCAAAGGAAATTTCAAAGAAAGTATCAAACTTCATTGAAGAGAAAAGAGCAACACGCCTTCTTTTGAATAATTATGTCTTTAACGTTGATGATGATTTCAACACACAAGTTCAAGGAGAAGTGACTGTAGAATATTTAAATGAACAACAACCTTCGAGAAATGTATATGTGCAAACATTAGATAAGGGTGATATTAATGAGGTATCCTTGCTGTCCTTTTGTCTTCACCTTACAGTTTTGCCATATCTGTTCAATGCAGTAGCCATGTCataggaaaaaaaaacagaattcTGAGGATTATTAGTGAGTCcaaatgtcttgtgagacttTGATGGCAGACTCTCATTTCTTTTTCAACATTTTCCCCTTATAGCTAAGCATCAAATCTTTATACTTGAGCCTTTAAGGGATGTTGTTACCAAGTGGTTGGCATGTTGGAatgtagtactccctccatttattTATAAGGCATATTATTTGAGAAAGTCTTTTAAGTTCCAGGTATACTATGATTAATAATTTCTCTTAGAAATATATTATCAATTATGTCAAACTAACGGCATACTTAAAGACATGTGAAATATGAATCTGTTGATGCATCTTTTGTGCACTAAACATAATTTTGACTATTGGTCAAAATTTAcaatgtttgactttttttaattcGAGTATGCCCCATGTATGAACCTCTATATTTAGCATGACCAACGAAACTAGTAGACATAGGGGGAGGGATATCCTGCCACCTGAATCCAATATTTCCAGTGATGTGGACGAAATATACATCACTGGAACTTAGCTATTTGTTTTAACATAAAACTTACCCCCCCTTCTTTTCGTGTGGAGAAGGTAGCAGCTGGAAGCAAGCAATGTGGTGCAGAAAGTAGTGGCCAGCCAGTTGAGCGTTGTGATCAGCCTGAAGAGCAGTGCACAATGGATTATGGCAGGATGGATCAAGTGACTAGCAATAAGAACCAGATTTTGGACAAGAATACTGAGAATTCAAAAAATACCAAGGTACATCACCTTCATAAACCTTAGAGGAAAATGAAAGTTGGTTGTCCCTGGAGGAAGCTCTCTTTCTCCCCCCTATTATTGAGTTATTAGGTCTTTTTcttatttaataaataaaatatttctgttttaaataaaaaatatactaTCTTTGAGCTTTAAAATTGTTTGTAGATGTTGAAACCATGCCGGAAAAGTGAGTTTAACACAAGGAAGCACATAATTATTGTTGATCAAAGTgcgaggcattggaggtgtagaTACTGTGGCATGGATGGGTATGGTAAAAAGTTTTGGCTCCATTATCATCTAGCTGGTGCATTTCATCAGCCTAAGTGTCCAAATGTTCCTAGAGAAGTCTTTGCAAAAGCAAGACGCCATGTTCTGACAAAGAGAAGGCTAAAAAAGAATAAAGCTGAGCAACAAATTCCTTCCAGTCCACATATTCTTGGCCAATCCGGTGAAGAACGGCAGAACAGTGATCCATTATGTGGGAATCAGTCTCAACTGTCAATAAACAATGAACCTAGGGAGGTACTGTTACTATTTGTACTCACTTTCCCTGTTTCTACTGATCCTGTGATGCCATATAATTGTTCATTATTCTGAGAATTGGAATAACAATCCACTATGTGACATCCTTCATCTGTTCATTATGGAGGTGCAAGATCACCAGTCTTCTATGCACTAGATCTATATCTTGTCCCTTTGCAACTTTCTTCCATAGTTGAAGTTTCATTAATCATGTATAATAATCAGAATTCaagttttttttcttgaataccCAGAAAAACCAGGATGTTAAGTTTTATTTGCAAAGCTTCCCTGATTAACACGATGTGTATTGGCTCCTTTTAAACACATTTGAAAACTGTCAGATCCAGGATTAAGCTGGGATTTTGCTGATTGGAGCTGAAGTGACTTGTAGATGACTCTCAATTTGCCATTGACTTTTTCTGCCTTTTTCTGCTATTCAGTGGAGCATATTGTTTTATCATACTATTTGGAAACAAAACTAGTGGAACCCTACTTTGCCACTATGCCATTGAGCTATGTCAATGACAAGTGGGGCCTGACCCCACATGTCATTGACACACTCGATGGTGTTTTTGGCTAAGTGCAATCCCACTTATAGTATGGTGACAATCTCTATAGCTTATTAGCTTTTATGCACAACATTTTGTGTCTCTTGTATGGTTGACTTTAGATGTTATAAAGCTGTATCAGATGAGAAATTGCTAAGAACAAGATAACTTAAATTTTTTCTTTTGGGAACTTGCACTTAAATTTTTCCCGGAGAAAAATCTTATTGGATATGAAATAATATTGACATTACGCAACAGATGTGTTTTTGATGGTGTACCTCCTTGTTTGGCTAGAACCTTTTTGCTTGCTAGTGAGGAAATCCAGTTGTATGGGGTTTGGCTGGGGCTAAGTGTACTTCTTTGCCTTTTCGCGCAGTTGTCTCtgtagtgtgtgtgtgtgtgcttttTAAGGTTGCAGTTGTATCCTTTTCTTTCCCTGGtgcaaagatgatttgtagtcgCTTTGGGTGCGTGTGGTGTTTTTAAGGGTTCCCCCATTTTTCGTCTTAATACAATGTACACAGGTCTCCtgtgtgttcgagaaaaaaataaaCATGTGACTTCTATTCTATAGTAATGATAATAACTAATTTAGTACAAAATGGTCTTACAAGTTTCTTTTAAGTATACATAGGTTAACAAGACCAtgataacaaagaatctaaCCTGTCTATGCACAGATCATTGCTCAAGAAGATTGTCCTGTAGCCAGGATAAATGATGTGATAGGAATTTCCTAGGAGCTCTTAACTTCAAGAGATTCATGTCAACCAAcaccaatctcttcaatcaatACTTGTTTGGAGGCACCTCATCAAAGATGGATCTGTTTCTCTGTAACTAATGTGCCAGCATCCAGGAGTTATGAGCTCTATGAAGGCCATTTTGTTATGATGAACAATTACTCTAGCTGCTTCAAGTCCTATTCAAAACCCCAATGGTCCTCAGTCTAAACTGGCAACCAAAGAACAAGTGATCACAATCTGATTGAATCCTGAGGTTTTTCTTCTTTAGTGGCCATGTTGATTTTAGCCATTGAGTATTGTCCAAAAGAAAGTCTGGTGCAGACCTTTAGCTGCATTCTGATTGAGAAGATAACAATTCCTAAAAGAATCATATCTCCAActaaaaaaaaacagaacagGAAACTGTTTGAGTGAAAGCATAGACTGTTACAGTATGTTATGTCCCACTTAGTCTTTATTTGAATTCATTCTTTCACCGAAGGCTGTATTTGTTCACTTTTCAGGCTGCTTTTTATCCCTTAGTTTAAGTTCATATTTAAGATTAATGTTCTCTGAATTTTTAGGTACACGATTACCCTGCAGTTCTAAGGGACAGTGCATGGGAACATTCTCTGATATATGAGAAAGAAAACGGAAGCTGGAAGTGCAAGTGGTGCAGTATTGAGGGTGATCATGGTTTAACTAGGTTGAAGTGGCATCTTGTTGGATGGCAGAACCACCCTCAGTGCCCAAATATTCCAATGGATGTTGCTGAAAAGATGAAGGATCAAATGATGTCAAAGGAGGAGCAGAAAGCGAGATCaggtttatttgatggtaatggCTATTGTGACGTGCTGTGCTCTTCTAAGAGTTCACAACTTGATCAGGACCATCTCACTGCAACAATACATGACAGATGTTCTTCCCAGGCTTTTGCTAACAGTGAATTAAAAGGATGCAACATGTTATCCAGTACTACTCTTCTTTCACAAGAGAGTTCCAATCCTCAGGTGCATCATGAGGATCCTCAGGTGTGTCATGAGCAAGAGAGGAACGAGGTTGCCACCTCTTCAGAACCTGGCTGTGAGAAAGGTCAGAGGATGCAGTGGCAGTCGCAAAATAAGGTGTAGTAACCTTAGAGCTCTGGTACCATGTTAATTTCAGAACTGGAGATTATTCACAACTGCACACTTTATTTAGTAGAATGTAGTACAAGGTAGCTAAGCCTAGATTATGTGGCCCTATTAAAGTTATATAGTACCTATGCTCACCAAACAGATGCAATGTACATCTTTGGTGGTCTATTTGGAGTCTAGGGCCAGATTTCATGCAACACTGTTTGTACGATTCTTGGCTGTATCAGCTATTCATACTACTGGAACTCATCATCAGCTGTAGTTAGATAACCATATATGACTCCTTTGGTGCACGATTAGTTAGAACTAGCAACATGGATACTAGCAGTAAGTCAACACTATATTGACTAACTGGAACATTTTTCTTACTGAGACTTGTCATCTATGTAGAAGTAAACACTAATAGCACTTTCTTGCCTTCCTTAGGTATAATCGCATGGAAATCAGCGATCCACGTTCCTGAACCATGAAGTAGTCTTTAGATCCCTTGAAATATTACTATTATTAATGCCCTTTGATATAATCttttcctttttgttggtgGTTCATGTTACTTGGGATTAAAAGacttagttgttgttgttgttgttttacAATATTTCTGCTGGACTAACGTGTTAAGTACTAAAAAGTGTTCATTGTGCAGCCAATGATGGAAGAAGGACCTCATGGGAATGGATTATGTGGTGACACAAACAAGTTGGAGGAACAAAAAAGTGACTTTGGAAGTAGTGACTGCTGGAGATATGTTTTGGATAGACTAATGCATTTGCCTGATGTACAAGAGGACGCTGGAATTGGGACATGCATCCGCGATGCTCTTCTCTATGGTTGTGCTGAATTTGGCACAGTAAGTGGGAAAATCACAGACATTCTTGCATTGTTATATTATGTTAGCATTAAGTAATCTACAGAACAATGAATTATCATATGCTACATACTCTTTGGATAAAACAGTAGGTCATCAACACCTCTTTTGAGAATACTGTAGCTGTAATAATATATTTAAAGGATAAATCGTCATGATATCATCTTCAGTAATCTTTTTCTTGACTTATATCAGGTAGCTGACAAAGTGGAAATGGATCGTGATAAAACAGTGAATGCGAACACTGCCAGGTGCCAGAATATTCTTATGGACGTTTTAAGATCGGAGAACTTTGCTTTGTTGTGCAGTGTACTCTGCAGAACTGTACATCAAGATGGGGAAAGAACTAGATATTTTGATTTTGGTGTGATTGACTCAAGGATGAAAAATGGAAATTATGGGCATGAACCTGAATTATTCATGCATGATCTGAAACTGGTACCaacttcatgacttttgggttgatatTTCTTCTAGTTTTGTATCATGTGTTTTGAAATTTTAGACTCCTATTAAATTGTAAACATAGTGTTGTTGTGCACATGCGTCCAATACCTAGATCTTACATTATATAGTAGTTTCCTTTGATATATATATCTCTGTAGTTCAGGTACACAATCTCGGTTGCTGAGGTGTGTCATCTGTGGTGTTTGGCTGGCACTTCTGCCCTTCAGGAGTTCCTCCTGATGTTGCTTGCTCAAGGCCCTTAGTTGTAATGTGGTTGGTTGGCCAtggtcattttttttctttttgtgaatTTTGTGAGTGGTGTGTGTTGTGGGGTTccaagccccccccccccccctgatTTTTGTACATTCTATACTTCTTTGTCTTAATGTGACATGCAGCTCTCTTGTGTTGTTTGAGAAAAAGAACAGATAcacaatttattttattttctgccTTTGTAAACCATTGTGTTTTAGCACTGCTATTTTACCTAAGCTGAGCAGACATTTTATTTTTGGTGGGTATATATAAAGTTTTTCATAGTGGTATGTCAATCGTCGTTTTATATTGTTGCAGTTATGGGAAGATCTTAAAGTAGCTGGTCAAGATATTATTCACCTAGCAAATAATCTATCAAGCCTCACAGAGGACTCCTACGAAAAGCTGGCAAGTGCTTGATACCTGAGTTTATTTGAATTCTCAATATGTCTTAAGATTTCCCCTTAAATTTTCTGATTGACCTTTGTTTTGTGCTTTTTAGTTCTAATAAGAATGCCTTGAATGTCAGATATATTTGCATCAATTGGTTCAGTTGTGTAGTTGGTATATACTAATATACATTGGCACTAAAATTTGGAATATGATATTACATTCTCTAGGTTGGAAGAGAGAGAGGATCAGATGATGGTGAGCTCAATGTGAGTGCTTTGGTGCCAACGTTTTGCTTTCTTGGCTCTGCTGATTTAAGTTATGCATTTCCTCACCTTTGTTCAATATTACGCTATCTCTATTGCAGGGAGCTGTGGTGGCCAGGTCTGAACCCAAAAACCTAGTTCAATCAAATGCATTGGTACCCTTGACCTCACAAGGCTTTAACCAATTGGATCAACCTGGACCTTCTTATCTTTCTGATGTATATAAAGACAGTATCTGCAACCAATGTGGAAAAGAAGCAAGAGTCGGTAGCGTTCTCAAATGTTATAGGTGCATGCTACCTTGCCACATTTCATGCATTCAGGCTACTGATTCATTCATTTCAACTGGAAGGTGGTGTTGTAAAAACTGCAGTGCTGGCTCTAAGGAACCAGTTGAAGGAGACATGGTCTTAGCCCATTACTATCCAAATTGCTTGCATGAGAATTGTGTTGTCTGCGATAGACTGGCGGCCTGCAGGTCTCCAAAATGTGAAGATACACCTAATGAAAACTCAAGAGCAATGGTTATTTCCAGTGTGGACTCCTTTGCTGATCCAGAACTGCCAGAGATTGACACATGTTACTCATGCAAGATATGTGGAGATACTGAAGAGGATGAGAAGAGGTTCTTGATATGCGGCCACGTCCACTGCCTATACAAGTACTACCACATTCGGTGCCTGATGTCCAAGCAGATTTCAAGCAATGTCCAGCGGGACCAACCGTGCTGGTACTGCCCATCTTGCCTTTGCCGGGTTTGTCTGTCTGACAAAGATGATCATCTGACCATTCTGTGTGATGGCTGTGACGAGGCTTACCATCTCTACTGCATAACACCTCGCCGTACTTCGGTACCCAAGGGGCATTGGTATTGCTCATCGTGTAGCGTGGAGAGAGCAAAAGAGGGGATGAGACAGTATGAGAGGACGCTGAAGCTCCACCAGAAGGACGATGCAGAACTGCAGAGTTGGAATTACGATGGCGTGGACCTGCTACTATCTGCCGCAGAGCAGCTCAGAGAAGATGAGCTGCTGGTGACTCGTACAAATTAGCGTGGGACCTTTCATTGCAGCTAGAAGACTGGTTCTTTTGCTCTGTAAAGTGGATTTTGCTTTTCCAAGACTTGAAGGATTTGTTGTTTGAGGAGGAGAGGCCTCAGGATCAGAAGGCTCGGGCAAGGGCACTTAACAAATTTGCTGCAGTCCTCTCACAGACTGATGAAAATACAAGATCTTCAAACAGCGGTCGCCTTTTGAGCTGCGTGCGTAGATGATAACAATGCTGTAGGAGATTTGTCTTCTGTCTTTTTGCTTTGTTGCACCTGGTATCCGAACTGTAAGGGATGTTGTTAACTTCAAGGTGGTTACGTAGCTTGTATCTTGTGTGCTAGCAGGTGCAATTTTGCGGGAAAATCTCCAATTTGAGAGAGCAAAAAATGTCTTTCAAAATTGCCTCAGGTTTTGTTAAGGCTGTTATTATGCCTTTGTGGTCTGAACTTTTGTAGGCATAGGCATAGCATCTGACACTACAACGCAAGATGTTTAATTCCTTGAGAACTATTACGGCTATAACACACTACTCTGATTGTACTTAAGCCGCTACTCTGGATTGGCTACCGAAGCATGCAGTCTGTTCCCTTGATGATACGCTGTtatctgatttgttgtgagagaaaaatattgttgaatggTTAACAAATCCGGTAGATAACCTCAAGCGAATAAGCTgttaacaacatctataattagTTTTCGTAATTATTCAAGGAACAAGGTCATGCCTTCGTGGCGTGTTCACGTCGCAGCTCTGGGTTATTAGTCTGCTGTTTCATGCAAGGTTCTACATAGGGTTACAATGGCGTTTGTCACTTTTGATCTGGTTTTGAGTGCTTTTGAAAGATTAATCGACTACTAGTGTAACACTCTcgtgttaagcgaactaaaacatgacatgacatcatgagcattgcatagtttattgttaagtaaaccctgatgcattaacctaaaataagtttattttggatgaatgtgtttaggaatttaaagtgtgtttaatttatgtatggatgcttgttttggagtttaaaaactttgggtgaaagtttttccGAAAAGCTTAGGGGGGAACCCTAGTTTTCAAAACcttagatttgtccccttttgtgcaaatcaaaaaccaagcaaaatttgaagttgagttcaaaagcaaagttgtagatcttgttaagatgtacaactttggtgttttaagtttttgaagatttagtacaaaatccaaagtaattttaaaaatacagatttccggaaagtgtccccttttcaaacttaaatccccaattcaaaatatgTTTGGAgttttgaaaaatggtcaacatgaaagttgtagggcttgaaaagttgaacaactttcatgttgggagtttttcaagttgt from Sorghum bicolor cultivar BTx623 chromosome 3, Sorghum_bicolor_NCBIv3, whole genome shotgun sequence encodes the following:
- the LOC8075011 gene encoding uncharacterized protein LOC8075011 isoform X1, whose protein sequence is MDEGGSQGIKKVHFRDSSSQHPIVTYKRRRQQKPQTQQQLPQSPPPQQHQPEPQPLQQVEPQPQVEPEPNAGDVPAQQSKDTFWKSRDMGWKYGIMIDENRQHWKCMYCGLIRHGGGVSRLKRHLAGDLDVKMCPKVPADVVEEIREHLRKKRERRKKRAAQNGGDNVRTKSPSGDADVEKDLLPSDSVLSDGTGTNVPEEVTNQTSSVHHDTTPRFPILRARDIGWEHAVDLDGNKRRWQCKFCSLCRSGGVTTLKAHLIDDSCPNVPKEISKKVSNFIEEKRATRLLLNNYVFNVDDDFNTQVQGEVTVEYLNEQQPSRNVYVQTLDKGDINEVAAGSKQCGAESSGQPVERCDQPEEQCTMDYGRMDQVTSNKNQILDKNTENSKNTKMLKPCRKSEFNTRKHIIIVDQSARHWRCRYCGMDGYGKKFWLHYHLAGAFHQPKCPNVPREVFAKARRHVLTKRRLKKNKAEQQIPSSPHILGQSGEERQNSDPLCGNQSQLSINNEPREVHDYPAVLRDSAWEHSLIYEKENGSWKCKWCSIEGDHGLTRLKWHLVGWQNHPQCPNIPMDVAEKMKDQMMSKEEQKARSGLFDGNGYCDVLCSSKSSQLDQDHLTATIHDRCSSQAFANSELKGCNMLSSTTLLSQESSNPQVHHEDPQVCHEQERNEVATSSEPGCEKGQRMQWQSQNKPMMEEGPHGNGLCGDTNKLEEQKSDFGSSDCWRYVLDRLMHLPDVQEDAGIGTCIRDALLYGCAEFGTVADKVEMDRDKTVNANTARCQNILMDVLRSENFALLCSVLCRTVHQDGERTRYFDFGVIDSRMKNGNYGHEPELFMHDLKLLWEDLKVAGQDIIHLANNLSSLTEDSYEKLVGRERGSDDGELNGAVVARSEPKNLVQSNALVPLTSQGFNQLDQPGPSYLSDVYKDSICNQCGKEARVGSVLKCYRCMLPCHISCIQATDSFISTGRWCCKNCSAGSKEPVEGDMVLAHYYPNCLHENCVVCDRLAACRSPKCEDTPNENSRAMVISSVDSFADPELPEIDTCYSCKICGDTEEDEKRFLICGHVHCLYKYYHIRCLMSKQISSNVQRDQPCWYCPSCLCRVCLSDKDDHLTILCDGCDEAYHLYCITPRRTSVPKGHWYCSSCSVERAKEGMRQYERTLKLHQKDDAELQSWNYDGVDLLLSAAEQLREDELLVTRTN
- the LOC8075011 gene encoding uncharacterized protein LOC8075011 isoform X3 — translated: MDEGGSQGIKKVHFRDSSSQHPIVTYKRRRQQKPQTQQQLPQSPPPQQHQPEPQPLQQVEPQPQVEPEPNAGDVPAQQFPILRARDIGWEHAVDLDGNKRRWQCKFCSLCRSGGVTTLKAHLIDDSCPNVPKEISKKVSNFIEEKRATRLLLNNYVFNVDDDFNTQVQGEVTVEYLNEQQPSRNVYVQTLDKGDINEVAAGSKQCGAESSGQPVERCDQPEEQCTMDYGRMDQVTSNKNQILDKNTENSKNTKMLKPCRKSEFNTRKHIIIVDQSARHWRCRYCGMDGYGKKFWLHYHLAGAFHQPKCPNVPREVFAKARRHVLTKRRLKKNKAEQQIPSSPHILGQSGEERQNSDPLCGNQSQLSINNEPREVHDYPAVLRDSAWEHSLIYEKENGSWKCKWCSIEGDHGLTRLKWHLVGWQNHPQCPNIPMDVAEKMKDQMMSKEEQKARSGLFDGNGYCDVLCSSKSSQLDQDHLTATIHDRCSSQAFANSELKGCNMLSSTTLLSQESSNPQVHHEDPQVCHEQERNEVATSSEPGCEKGQRMQWQSQNKPMMEEGPHGNGLCGDTNKLEEQKSDFGSSDCWRYVLDRLMHLPDVQEDAGIGTCIRDALLYGCAEFGTVADKVEMDRDKTVNANTARCQNILMDVLRSENFALLCSVLCRTVHQDGERTRYFDFGVIDSRMKNGNYGHEPELFMHDLKLLWEDLKVAGQDIIHLANNLSSLTEDSYEKLVGRERGSDDGELNGAVVARSEPKNLVQSNALVPLTSQGFNQLDQPGPSYLSDVYKDSICNQCGKEARVGSVLKCYRCMLPCHISCIQATDSFISTGRWCCKNCSAGSKEPVEGDMVLAHYYPNCLHENCVVCDRLAACRSPKCEDTPNENSRAMVISSVDSFADPELPEIDTCYSCKICGDTEEDEKRFLICGHVHCLYKYYHIRCLMSKQISSNVQRDQPCWYCPSCLCRVCLSDKDDHLTILCDGCDEAYHLYCITPRRTSVPKGHWYCSSCSVERAKEGMRQYERTLKLHQKDDAELQSWNYDGVDLLLSAAEQLREDELLVTRTN
- the LOC8075011 gene encoding uncharacterized protein LOC8075011 isoform X2, coding for MDEGGSQGIKKVHFRDSSSQHPIVTYKRRRQQKPQTQQQLPQSPPPQQHQPEPQPLQQVEPQPQVEPEPNAGDVPAQQSKDTFWKSRDMGWKYGIMIDENRQHWKCMYCGLIRHGGGVSRLKRHLAGDLDVKMCPKVPADVVEEIREHLRKKRERRKKRAAQNGGDNFPILRARDIGWEHAVDLDGNKRRWQCKFCSLCRSGGVTTLKAHLIDDSCPNVPKEISKKVSNFIEEKRATRLLLNNYVFNVDDDFNTQVQGEVTVEYLNEQQPSRNVYVQTLDKGDINEVAAGSKQCGAESSGQPVERCDQPEEQCTMDYGRMDQVTSNKNQILDKNTENSKNTKMLKPCRKSEFNTRKHIIIVDQSARHWRCRYCGMDGYGKKFWLHYHLAGAFHQPKCPNVPREVFAKARRHVLTKRRLKKNKAEQQIPSSPHILGQSGEERQNSDPLCGNQSQLSINNEPREVHDYPAVLRDSAWEHSLIYEKENGSWKCKWCSIEGDHGLTRLKWHLVGWQNHPQCPNIPMDVAEKMKDQMMSKEEQKARSGLFDGNGYCDVLCSSKSSQLDQDHLTATIHDRCSSQAFANSELKGCNMLSSTTLLSQESSNPQVHHEDPQVCHEQERNEVATSSEPGCEKGQRMQWQSQNKPMMEEGPHGNGLCGDTNKLEEQKSDFGSSDCWRYVLDRLMHLPDVQEDAGIGTCIRDALLYGCAEFGTVADKVEMDRDKTVNANTARCQNILMDVLRSENFALLCSVLCRTVHQDGERTRYFDFGVIDSRMKNGNYGHEPELFMHDLKLLWEDLKVAGQDIIHLANNLSSLTEDSYEKLVGRERGSDDGELNGAVVARSEPKNLVQSNALVPLTSQGFNQLDQPGPSYLSDVYKDSICNQCGKEARVGSVLKCYRCMLPCHISCIQATDSFISTGRWCCKNCSAGSKEPVEGDMVLAHYYPNCLHENCVVCDRLAACRSPKCEDTPNENSRAMVISSVDSFADPELPEIDTCYSCKICGDTEEDEKRFLICGHVHCLYKYYHIRCLMSKQISSNVQRDQPCWYCPSCLCRVCLSDKDDHLTILCDGCDEAYHLYCITPRRTSVPKGHWYCSSCSVERAKEGMRQYERTLKLHQKDDAELQSWNYDGVDLLLSAAEQLREDELLVTRTN